From the genome of Mastacembelus armatus chromosome 12, fMasArm1.2, whole genome shotgun sequence:
ACAAGAAGATGCCAAACACTGTGAACATACCTCTAGtttctgcagcttctctctctcctccctgacaagctcctcttctgttttcatcttctctgACGGCTGAGCCTTCATCTCAAAACCAAGCTCTCTGACCATCATGTCGTACTCATCTAGCTGTAAACCACAGAGGAGGCAGAATGAGAACACAGAAATATCAGACTCTGTCACTGATAAAAGAAAGTTGATTGACTGTTACATCCCAACCTTGGGTTTCTCCTCCTTCTTGTCAGCATGTTCAGCTTTAGGCGTCTTTTTCACCATCAGAGCCTGGATGCTCTTCCACTCCTGATCGAGCTTCTCTGTCAGCTCCTgtgcctcctctctctgcacttGTCTTTCCCGCTGCGAAAGAAGCCCAAAATTAGTCATTTGGACCACAAACCACACCTCCTCTAGAATATTACTACATTTCCTAGTCAATCAAAGCTTATCTTAATAAAAGGAAATTCAACAACACAGACAGTTTAGTACACTTGTTTACATATCCACTAATTAAATTAAGTGGAAATGTCAGTGTGGACACATATCCATCCTAAACATACCTGCACTATTGACCCACCTTCTCTTGCTTGGACTTCAGGATGAGCTCTTCAATGAGCTCCTGTCTAGACTTGGCCCTCTGGCTTCCTTcctcatcctgctgctgctccccagctgttttctttcttaggAGACCCCCTCCTCCGAAGTGGGAAGCAGTGAGTTCAGCTAGgtgagaaagagaaatactGTCACCATAAATGTTTCCTATCATgtaaaaatgttgacatttttaggCCATGGTTACTGAAGGAATACacaagaaagaacaaaagacaCATCCCAAATGGAggaattttttttctattttatgaCACTGGATACAGGataaacacagagcagaaatgtttgttACATCAAACATTTGTATATAAAACCTTGGTCAATTTGGCACTTATACTTGGATAACACTCACCTGACAAAAGGCCTTTCTCTTCTGATTCATCATCGCTATTCACAAGATCATTGAATTTCTCCATTTCAGCCAAAGACTGCCCATAATGagtcagctcctcctcctcattcagGTTGTACACATCCTTCTTTTCATGGACACGCTGAGAGATTATGAAAAGTTAATGATACTGTTCATTTTAGAACAAGAGAAAGGCACTTTGATGAATTTGCTCTTATTCCTTCATTTTTATGAGCAGAATTTAAGAACTGCTGAAAAAGCTCTGCTCTCACTGGTGTCTCTTCTATTCGGTTTgcatagaaaataaaagacagctGCAGCATAGAAGATTAATCACTAAAACCAGTAATAAGGTTGGGACAAGCAGTGTCTTACATAGTGATACTACATCACTGACCTGTCTCTCCATTGTGAACCTCTGTAGGATTTTGTCTTCCGGTGCCATCTTGGTGTCATACTCTCCAAAGCGTCTGTCGATGAATTTGTTGGACTTGTTCTTGTGTTTGTATTCCTTCAGGAGAGTCTCTTTTCTCTACAGATCAAAATTTAACACATTGCATATGATTCCTAGGGGCATCACCATAAGCAAACACATGGACAAAGCTCCAGACTGAGGCAAAAACAACAATTCTTTATGAGACACAAATTAATTCCTACATACAAACTCACGAAACATAAGGAAAATGTAGTCAGTTTTTCAGATCCTAATGTTGTTCTCACTTAACTTGCATCTAATTTTGTTCATGGGTCGTGCTGTCCCTCCTAAGCTCTGAGTCGCTGCGGGAGACTATCCCTCTCCCAGCATGATGCTGTGAACACCAGGCTTTGCAGCACAGAGAGCGTTAAACGGGTGCTGAGCTGTGACCCATGGCTGCCAGATATAGTGCTATGACAGATGAGGTTTAGCTTCAACCTGCAGAATCTTTGatatttgtggctgatcagagAACATATAATCGCTGTGGCTGTGTCATTTCTCTGCACAGGGTGAAGTGTGATTAGGGTGAGGATTAACAACATGAGATTTTCTCTTACCTTATTATTGGCTTTGGATCGAGACACACCAGGCAAACCCACATCGTGCTTGGACTTTCTCCCCAGCACATCAAATTTCTTCCTATTGATCTTCACCTCAAATGGGTTGTTTTTGATCTCAGTTGAGGTCTTGGTCTTTCGGACCTTGTCAGCAAGGCTCCTCTTCTTAGGTGCCTTCCCCATCTGTTACAGACTGATGAAGTGATGAGCACCATTGATATTGTGCAGTAACCAGTGAGGGGACAAGACAGACTGCCCAgctgctcttttatttattaactaatataaatattttagtacaTCTCTACTAACTAACAGCcaacacagtttttattttaagtcaACGCTAATGTGTCTAATGTActcaccaaaataaaactatCAGAAATGACATTAAACTGCGATTCCATAACATAAGCCAAATGTTACAGTTACTTTAAAGATAACTATCTTTCCTGTGACTTATGGCAACAGTTTGTAAACAAAGTGACATTACTGTGCACCGGCTGTGTTTACCTTTTAGCCGCGATGTCGAAACGAGTTAACAAGTCCAGGCTGAAGAAACCATGAGACACTAACACTCTGCCGGGGccaaatttaattaaaacactttAATATCTTAGGCTCCACGTTGTTTTACTGAGCTTCCATTTCCAGCGTGTGCAGCCTGGGGTCAAAGTtgaaaaaagataaagaaaaaaacgaCTTCCGGTGTGACATTTCCAACACTGCCCCTAGCGTTGGAAGCTCGTCCGTGCATTTACACTATCGAGGTTAATTATATTATTAGCGACAGTTAATAATGCCGACTGGGAAGTATGTTAATAAAATCACGCCCTTGGCAATAAAATGCTTGACAACTTAACAagtttttattcatatatttcatACATTCATATTCATGTGATGACAAATCAATTCAGTCAAAATGTGTCCTCTTCAGCCCAGGGCTGTCTCTTCTGTGGGGTTCACTGGGTCCTCCTCATTCACCTGTGGCAGGTGACAGATGACACAGACAGATACAGTCACTGCTGCCTCCATGTGACAGCTCCACCGTGACTGTGCATGAGGTAGATGGCTCagtttcttctctttgtgtgtgatgagcCTTGAGGACCAGGACAATCATTGAGGTAGAAGACTCTGTCActgctgcctgtgtgtgaggAGCCTCAATCACACCTGTCTGTGAAGTAGAAGGCTTCatagctgctgtttgtgctggtATCAGACACGGATTTTTGGTTTGATGTACCACCTCTTTAGGTTTAGATGCAGTcgctgcaacacaaacaaagacaatgaaATATTGAGACCTTATAAAATACTTTCAAAACAAGATGCTGCATCTTAAAACAGCactgagaaatatttttagGACTTGTTCTTCAGGTTACCTTCAGGTCTGGTGGGagcctttctcttcttcttcttctttatgccctacacaaaaataaaaacagagtttCTGAAACCcgctgagaaaaacaaaagcctttGCAAGGACCATGTTTAATCGACTGGTGTAGAGATGTTAACATGTATGGACTGTGCGTACGTAATTGTCTTTGGATGACCAATTGGGATAGCGCTGGGCATGGAGAAGTCTCTCCTTCTCAGCTTCTTTGTAATATTTGGCCTGCTCCTCTTTGGACAGTCCTTTCCACTGTGGACACGTGACAACATACTGTTAGCACATACGTCAACACACTAATATACAACTACATGTTCAAACATGAGCACAAAAGCAAGTTACAGATATGCATGAATCTGTCATTGAGGTCATCAGTGTCATCAGTGAATGTGAGCAGGCTTTACAGTGGTTCTGTGTCATAAAATGCTGGAAATCCttaatttaaatgtatgtgtgttctCCAGTCATGTGACAATAAATACTTAGTTTTAAATAACAGACTAAATTTACTGTCAAGATGTGCAGATTTAGAGTTAGAGGAAAAAGGTTTCCAATGACTGCAGAATTCTATTTTACTAATATGTGATAAAGTTTATGAGATTgtctcagacagacagatacacacacttaCCCTCTGGCCCAGTATAATATTTGCTGCTGCGGAATGACAGGACTCCTGTTCATCCATAACATTTGAAATGTGCTCTTTCCTGAAAAGCATGAAGGCATTCAGAGGCTTCTTAATATATGGACGATCTTCATCCTGCTGGTTCTCACAATTTCTGGTGGAATACAGACAAAACAGGGTGACAGCACACATTATCACTGTGTAAAAAGTTATGAAAAGTTTGTATGTATGATTGTGATTTGATTATGGGTTTTATTTATGGTCTAGCAGCTAGTGACCATGGCCATGGATCAGCGTCagtcacaaaaaacaaaattttggcCAAAACTATTcaaagtgggtatagataatggatggatggatgtttgctTGCATTCATAGATGTGTTACTCACAGCACTCCAACAGGAGCCAGATTCTGGTGCATGCCCTCAGGGAGCCACACTACTGGCACAACGTTACactgtggacacaaacacacacaggtgtttcATTGGGCCTAAAAAAAGTTATTGCTGTCTTTGTATTGGGTCCACCAGCAATATGAATTTTTTGATTCTTACAGAATCTATCCCTAACCTTTCCTTAGTATCTTACCTCTCTCTTGCTGTGAAAAACTTTCTGATTGTCCAGTTGATCTGAATGCATGAGAGTTGGATTGTGGAGTGGTTCTTGGTAGCTGACGG
Proteins encoded in this window:
- the LOC113124250 gene encoding transcription factor 7-like 2, producing MDLSTEFEHTIDGMEWRDVLGTVPEMIDEILVDTPNPPPLPPFCAGQGFNTYPQGVERLSKRYPLGATPHSVEQPVMTALGCEGEQAAPVSYQEPLHNPTLMHSDQLDNQKVFHSKRECNVVPVVWLPEGMHQNLAPVGVLNCENQQDEDRPYIKKPLNAFMLFRKEHISNVMDEQESCHSAAANIILGQRWKGLSKEEQAKYYKEAEKERLLHAQRYPNWSSKDNYGIKKKKKRKAPTRPEATASKPKEVVHQTKNPCLIPAQTAAMKPSTSQTGVIEAPHTQAAVTESSTSMIVLVLKAHHTQREETEPSTSCTVTVELSHGGSSDCICLCHLSPATGE